Proteins encoded together in one Deinococcus irradiatisoli window:
- a CDS encoding DUF4127 family protein has protein sequence MIRRTFFLRTLAACVLAAPLSQAQVLLPLDSRPATSTLPAAIAGLVSPDVRLAPQWLLGDAKQGADAAALHAWLAAQTVRADLPLIVSLDALAYGGLVQSRTSPVSAEEALSRLDILKARAAQGQPIYAFITLPRSPDATDRARNLAVVRAMLGWAAEGVFKELHVTWDDALPGSPAPQEGAELAKTAPGNVLIYPGADEVLSSLVARALAPQPASLRAEYSDPGKADALMKYEGIPLSRSVALHARAAGFTLPPSGDPAAARPAPLTLYVYNGGDTRKAALRISALLRSGPVAVADVNAVNQGNSKLWADLSTLRRPANLAALAAWGTPGNNIGSALAHAKIWLSGADPIKQDALLAHEYANDVLYSALLRPAVRKALPEAELGTPQASAVIEKLAQPDFPLRLGQRYTLDSASFPWGRSFEWQFDLKPLP, from the coding sequence GTGATTCGCCGGACCTTTTTTCTGCGCACGCTGGCAGCCTGCGTCCTGGCCGCGCCGCTTTCTCAGGCCCAGGTGCTCTTGCCGCTCGATTCGCGCCCCGCCACCTCCACGCTGCCTGCCGCCATCGCCGGGCTGGTCAGCCCCGACGTGCGCCTGGCGCCCCAATGGCTGCTGGGCGATGCCAAACAGGGGGCCGACGCAGCGGCCCTGCACGCCTGGCTCGCGGCCCAGACGGTGCGGGCCGATCTGCCGCTGATCGTGTCGCTTGACGCACTGGCCTACGGCGGCCTGGTGCAGTCGCGCACCTCGCCTGTCAGTGCCGAGGAAGCGCTCTCACGGCTGGACATACTCAAGGCCAGGGCGGCCCAGGGCCAGCCGATCTACGCCTTCATCACCCTGCCGCGCTCGCCCGACGCCACCGACCGGGCACGCAACCTGGCGGTGGTCAGGGCCATGCTCGGCTGGGCTGCCGAGGGCGTGTTCAAGGAGCTGCACGTCACCTGGGACGACGCCCTGCCCGGCTCGCCCGCTCCGCAGGAAGGCGCCGAACTCGCCAAAACCGCGCCGGGCAACGTCTTGATCTACCCCGGCGCCGACGAGGTGCTCAGCAGCCTGGTGGCCCGCGCGCTGGCCCCGCAACCCGCTTCTCTGCGCGCCGAGTACAGCGATCCCGGCAAGGCCGACGCGCTGATGAAGTACGAAGGAATTCCGCTCTCGCGCAGCGTGGCGCTGCATGCCCGCGCCGCCGGGTTCACGCTGCCGCCGTCCGGCGATCCGGCGGCCGCCCGGCCCGCGCCGCTCACCCTCTACGTCTACAACGGCGGCGACACCCGCAAGGCGGCACTGCGCATCTCGGCCCTGCTGCGCTCGGGGCCGGTAGCGGTGGCCGACGTGAACGCCGTGAACCAGGGCAACAGCAAGTTATGGGCCGACCTCTCCACCCTGCGCCGCCCGGCCAATCTGGCGGCGCTGGCGGCCTGGGGCACCCCCGGCAACAACATCGGCTCGGCGCTTGCGCACGCCAAGATCTGGCTGAGCGGGGCCGATCCCATCAAGCAGGACGCCCTGCTGGCCCACGAGTACGCCAACGACGTGCTCTACAGCGCCCTGCTGCGCCCCGCCGTGCGTAAAGCGCTGCCGGAAGCCGAACTCGGCACGCCTCAGGCCTCGGCAGTGATCGAGAAGCTGGCCCAGCCGGACTTTCCGCTGCGCCTGGGCCAGCGCTACACCCTGGACAGCGCTTCGTTTCCCTGGGGCCGCTCGTTCGAGTGGCAGTTCGACCTCAAGCCGCTGCCGTAG
- a CDS encoding M23 family metallopeptidase, with product MRRLLGWLFSLLLLAAGLYFAWPLFKQAQRYSALLSAPAPSANSLPLPLPGVRFADTWGAARSQGRRHEGVDIFAPRGTPIRSTTRGLVLDVGPNGLGGRTVMILGPGGARHYYAHLERYPDLARGDWVEIGTVVGYVGDSGNAKGTPTHLHYGIYTSGGAVNPYPLLKKSWLGLRSSASAKVAA from the coding sequence ATGCGCCGCCTGCTCGGCTGGTTGTTCTCGCTGCTGCTCCTGGCCGCCGGGCTTTACTTCGCCTGGCCGCTCTTCAAGCAGGCCCAGCGGTACTCGGCCCTGCTCTCGGCCCCGGCGCCCAGCGCCAACAGCCTACCGCTGCCGCTGCCGGGCGTGCGCTTCGCCGATACCTGGGGCGCGGCCCGCAGCCAGGGCCGCCGCCACGAGGGGGTGGACATCTTCGCGCCGCGCGGCACCCCGATTCGCAGTACCACCCGCGGCCTGGTGCTGGATGTCGGCCCCAACGGTCTGGGCGGACGCACGGTGATGATTCTCGGCCCCGGTGGAGCACGGCACTATTACGCGCATCTGGAGCGCTACCCCGACCTCGCGCGCGGCGACTGGGTCGAGATCGGCACGGTGGTGGGCTACGTCGGCGACAGCGGCAACGCCAAGGGCACGCCGACCCACCTGCATTACGGCATCTACACCTCCGGCGGCGCGGTGAATCCGTATCCGCTGCTGAAGAAAAGCTGGCTGGGCCTGCGCTCATCTGCGTCCGCTAAGGTGGCGGCGTGA
- a CDS encoding cation:proton antiporter, translating to MLTAFAVLLSVTAALAYLNERFFHFPTTVGVALSGAIAGVLLVLVDALALPGVGHYARLMLKTLNFTDFVLNGILSLLLFAGALSLDAAQMLRQRVTILTLAVFGTLISTVLVGLGAYLVFGAVGLAVPLIGALLFGALISPTDPVAVLDLLKRAKVPPRIETLIAGESLFNDGVGVVVFLVLAELAAGGGGHGVGSDALGALALFAREALGGVLLGGVLGLLGLYLTRTIVNAAVEVLLTLALVIGGYVLALSLHVSGPLAMVVFGLIISANKDRIFTEDTREQVMNFWETVDQVLNILLFAFIGLDVLLNPSSGPQFVAGAILIAVALAARYISVALPFLLVRRRDSYGPYTVRLLTWGGLRGGIAISLVLGLPPSSYRVDLITATYLIVLFTIAVQGLTIMPLVNKAAQGSPAD from the coding sequence ATGTTGACCGCCTTCGCCGTCCTGCTGAGCGTCACCGCCGCGCTGGCGTACCTCAACGAACGCTTTTTTCATTTTCCCACCACCGTGGGGGTCGCGCTTTCCGGCGCGATCGCCGGGGTGCTGCTGGTGCTGGTGGACGCGCTGGCACTGCCGGGGGTCGGGCACTACGCCCGCCTGATGCTCAAGACCCTCAACTTCACCGATTTCGTCCTCAACGGCATTCTCAGTTTGCTGCTGTTCGCCGGGGCGCTGAGCCTCGACGCCGCGCAGATGCTCAGGCAACGCGTCACCATCCTGACGCTGGCGGTGTTCGGCACCCTGATCAGCACCGTGCTGGTGGGGCTGGGCGCGTACCTGGTGTTCGGCGCGGTGGGCCTGGCGGTGCCGCTGATCGGAGCGCTCCTGTTCGGCGCGCTGATCTCGCCCACCGATCCGGTGGCGGTGCTGGACCTGCTCAAGCGCGCCAAGGTGCCGCCGCGCATCGAAACCCTGATCGCCGGTGAGAGCCTCTTCAACGACGGCGTGGGCGTGGTGGTGTTCCTGGTGCTGGCCGAGCTGGCGGCCGGTGGCGGCGGGCATGGGGTCGGCTCCGACGCGCTGGGGGCGCTGGCACTCTTCGCCCGCGAAGCGTTGGGCGGGGTGCTGCTCGGCGGGGTGCTGGGCCTGCTGGGGCTGTACCTGACGCGCACCATCGTCAATGCGGCGGTGGAGGTGCTGCTGACCCTGGCACTGGTGATCGGCGGCTACGTGCTGGCGCTCTCGCTGCATGTCAGCGGCCCGCTGGCGATGGTGGTGTTCGGGCTGATCATCTCCGCCAACAAAGACCGGATCTTTACCGAGGACACCCGCGAACAGGTGATGAACTTCTGGGAAACCGTCGATCAGGTGCTCAACATTCTGCTCTTCGCCTTTATCGGCCTGGACGTGCTGCTCAACCCCAGCAGCGGGCCGCAGTTCGTGGCCGGCGCCATTCTGATCGCCGTGGCGCTGGCGGCGCGTTACATCAGCGTGGCGCTGCCATTCTTGCTGGTACGCCGCCGGGACAGCTACGGTCCCTACACCGTGCGCCTGCTGACCTGGGGCGGGCTGCGCGGCGGCATCGCCATCAGCCTGGTGCTGGGGTTGCCGCCCAGCAGCTACCGGGTGGACCTGATCACCGCCACCTACCTGATCGTGCTGTTTACCATCGCGGTGCAGGGACTGACCATCATGCCGCTGGTCAACAAAGCGGCGCAGGGCAGCCCCGCCGACTGA
- a CDS encoding alpha/beta fold hydrolase yields the protein MDESTQTYFEHLNGADLYFEVAEPQGLDEPGSAEAAPTLIYLHGGPGYNALTFRDLVGERLGAYRVIYLDQRGAGRSGPLDDTEQGGETLDLDTLTADVEAVRDFLGIEQLTPLGHGFGALIALEYARRFPTRTHRAVVVNPWVHFPDLALTLLEEASARRNMALDDPRAELVARTPEGQHPPVGAARIEAAFKLLNARDLLNALHFKDAPTRMRLEFADVEGQLMGGAEVQQALVNQGLWEFEYPPFLTEIRRQVYVIAGTHDATSYPVQVQWLEDLADADVTLLDAGHYPWLDDEDAFIEALEDALRR from the coding sequence ATGGACGAGAGCACCCAGACCTATTTCGAGCACCTCAACGGCGCCGACCTGTATTTCGAGGTGGCCGAGCCGCAGGGCCTGGACGAACCAGGAAGCGCCGAAGCGGCGCCCACCCTGATCTACCTGCACGGCGGCCCCGGCTACAACGCCCTGACCTTCCGCGATCTGGTGGGCGAGCGCCTGGGCGCCTACCGGGTGATCTACCTCGACCAGCGCGGTGCCGGGCGCAGCGGCCCCCTGGACGACACCGAGCAGGGCGGTGAGACGCTCGACCTCGACACGCTGACCGCCGACGTGGAAGCGGTGCGCGATTTTCTAGGCATCGAGCAGCTCACGCCGCTGGGGCACGGCTTCGGCGCCCTGATCGCGCTGGAATATGCCCGGCGCTTTCCGACCCGCACCCACCGGGCGGTGGTGGTCAATCCGTGGGTGCATTTTCCCGATCTGGCGCTCACCCTGCTGGAAGAAGCCTCGGCGCGGCGCAACATGGCGCTCGACGACCCCAGAGCGGAGCTGGTTGCCCGCACGCCCGAAGGCCAGCACCCGCCGGTCGGCGCGGCCCGCATCGAGGCGGCCTTCAAGCTGCTCAACGCCCGCGACCTGCTCAACGCCCTGCACTTCAAAGACGCACCGACCCGCATGCGCCTGGAATTCGCCGACGTGGAAGGACAACTCATGGGCGGGGCCGAGGTGCAGCAGGCGCTGGTCAACCAAGGGCTATGGGAATTCGAGTACCCTCCCTTTCTGACCGAGATTCGGCGGCAGGTGTACGTGATCGCCGGCACGCACGACGCCACCAGCTACCCGGTGCAGGTGCAGTGGCTCGAAGATTTGGCCGACGCCGACGTGACCCTGCTGGACGCCGGCCACTATCCCTGGCTCGACGACGAGGACGCTTTTATCGAAGCGCTGGAGGACGCGCTGAGACGCTGA
- the ychF gene encoding redox-regulated ATPase YchF, whose product MSSLGIGIVGLPNVGKSTLFNAITRAGALAANYPFATIEPNVGRVTVPDERLSALSKVFTKGERVPPIIPTYVEFVDIAGLVKGASQGEGLGNQFLANIREVDAIAHVVRCFEDGNVIHVAGRVDPIDDIETINTELILADLAGLEKRVVGLTKKAKGGDKDAREQLDIAEAILKVLGEGQPARAAQIEGPVPKDFGLITTKPVIYVANVGEDDLAEDNGYVQLVREYAAKEGAHVVKISAQIEGELAEMEEEDARAFLHDLGVEESGLDQLVKVGYETLGLITFITSGEKEVRAWTIRRGEKAPGAAGEIHSDLERGFIRAEVIEWQKMVEAGGWAAAKSKGWVRTEGKDYVMKDGDIMNVLHNM is encoded by the coding sequence ATGAGTAGTCTAGGAATTGGAATCGTCGGTCTGCCCAACGTCGGCAAATCCACGCTGTTTAACGCCATCACCCGCGCCGGCGCGCTGGCGGCCAACTACCCGTTCGCGACCATCGAGCCGAACGTGGGGCGCGTGACGGTGCCGGACGAGCGCCTCAGCGCCCTGAGCAAGGTCTTTACCAAGGGCGAGCGGGTGCCGCCGATCATTCCCACCTACGTGGAGTTCGTGGACATCGCCGGACTGGTCAAGGGCGCGTCGCAGGGTGAGGGACTGGGCAACCAGTTTCTCGCCAACATCCGCGAGGTGGACGCCATCGCCCACGTCGTGCGCTGTTTCGAGGACGGCAACGTGATTCACGTCGCGGGCCGGGTCGATCCGATCGACGACATCGAGACCATCAACACCGAGCTGATTCTGGCCGACCTCGCCGGACTCGAAAAGCGGGTGGTGGGCCTGACCAAGAAGGCCAAGGGCGGCGACAAGGACGCCCGCGAGCAGCTGGACATCGCCGAGGCGATCCTCAAGGTGCTGGGCGAAGGGCAGCCGGCCCGCGCCGCCCAGATCGAGGGACCGGTGCCCAAGGACTTCGGGCTGATCACCACCAAGCCGGTGATCTACGTCGCGAACGTCGGGGAAGACGATCTGGCCGAGGACAACGGGTACGTCCAGCTGGTGCGCGAGTATGCGGCCAAAGAAGGCGCCCACGTCGTGAAGATCAGCGCCCAGATCGAGGGAGAGCTCGCCGAGATGGAAGAAGAAGATGCCCGCGCTTTTCTGCACGACCTGGGCGTCGAGGAAAGCGGCTTAGACCAGCTGGTCAAGGTGGGCTACGAAACGCTGGGCCTGATCACCTTCATCACTTCCGGCGAGAAGGAAGTGCGCGCCTGGACGATTCGCCGCGGCGAGAAGGCGCCGGGGGCCGCCGGAGAAATCCACTCGGACCTGGAACGGGGCTTTATCCGCGCGGAGGTCATCGAGTGGCAGAAGATGGTGGAGGCCGGAGGCTGGGCCGCCGCCAAGAGCAAGGGCTGGGTGCGCACCGAAGGCAAGGACTACGTGATGAAAGACGGCGACATCATGAACGTCCTGCACAACATGTAA
- a CDS encoding SRPBCC family protein — protein sequence MPEQQLSPQNSSPNERLLAGGLGLGLILLSLRQSGPAGMAVAAGGALLLSGAAMGRGVGDAVVGIQRTPQDEIAVEKAMTIGVSPQELYTFWRNFENLPRFMNHLESVKVQEGGQRSHWVAKAPLGSEVAWDAEITEDVAGKRIAWKSLDGTPVPNEGRVEFREAPLGRGTEVQVVLTYRPPGGTLGAAVARMLGEEPGVQIAEDLRRLKRLLEVGHQPTTEGQASGRKNAFTKAEAKMYDNRRTS from the coding sequence ATGCCGGAACAACAGTTGAGCCCCCAGAATTCCAGCCCCAACGAGCGCCTGCTGGCCGGCGGCCTGGGCCTGGGCCTGATTCTGCTGAGCCTGCGTCAGTCGGGACCGGCCGGCATGGCGGTGGCCGCCGGCGGGGCCTTGCTGCTTTCCGGCGCCGCCATGGGCCGGGGCGTGGGCGACGCGGTGGTGGGCATTCAGCGCACCCCGCAGGACGAGATCGCCGTCGAAAAGGCCATGACCATCGGGGTCAGCCCCCAGGAGCTCTACACCTTCTGGCGCAATTTCGAGAACCTGCCGCGTTTCATGAACCACCTAGAATCGGTCAAGGTTCAGGAAGGGGGTCAGCGCTCGCACTGGGTGGCCAAAGCGCCGCTGGGCAGCGAGGTGGCCTGGGACGCCGAAATTACCGAGGACGTGGCCGGGAAGCGCATCGCCTGGAAATCGCTGGACGGCACCCCGGTACCGAACGAGGGCCGGGTCGAGTTTCGTGAAGCGCCGCTGGGGCGCGGCACCGAAGTGCAGGTGGTCCTGACTTACCGCCCCCCTGGCGGCACCCTGGGCGCGGCGGTGGCCCGCATGCTCGGCGAGGAACCCGGCGTGCAGATCGCCGAGGACCTGCGGCGGCTCAAGCGACTGCTGGAAGTGGGCCACCAGCCCACCACCGAAGGCCAGGCCAGTGGCCGCAAGAACGCCTTCACCAAAGCCGAGGCCAAGATGTACGACAACCGGAGGACGTCATGA
- a CDS encoding zinc-dependent alcohol dehydrogenase: MKAVVWQGINRMVVEQVPDPQILQPTDAIVRVTATAICGSDLHLMDGYVPSMVHGDIVGHEFMGEVVEVGSEVRKFKVGDRVIVPFPISCGKCWYCQKGLTSLCDNSNPNAQIAEAMWGHSPAGIYGYSHITGGYAGGQAQFARTVFADANLYKVPEGLSDEQVLFLTDILPTGYMAAEHCDIQGGDTVAVFGCGPVGLFAIKSAFLLGAGRVIGIDRFPERLEMARRMGAETIDYGEEEVFERLKEMTGGNGPDSVIDAVGLESHGTGIGGLADAVKQTTRVLESDRPHAFRSAIMACRKGGTVSVPGVYGGLADKIPLGAFMNKGLTMKTGQTHVHRYLDILTDHIVRGDIDPTMIITHRLGLDDAPHAYKIFKHKHEGCIKCVLDPWADPKDHAPVR, from the coding sequence ATGAAAGCTGTGGTGTGGCAGGGCATCAACCGAATGGTGGTCGAGCAGGTGCCGGACCCCCAGATTCTGCAACCGACCGACGCCATCGTGCGCGTCACCGCCACCGCGATCTGCGGCTCGGACCTGCACCTGATGGACGGGTACGTGCCGAGCATGGTGCACGGCGACATCGTCGGGCACGAGTTCATGGGCGAGGTCGTGGAGGTCGGCTCCGAGGTTCGCAAGTTCAAGGTGGGCGACCGGGTGATCGTGCCGTTTCCGATCAGCTGCGGCAAGTGCTGGTACTGCCAGAAAGGGCTGACCTCGCTGTGCGACAACTCCAACCCCAACGCCCAGATCGCCGAGGCGATGTGGGGCCACTCGCCGGCCGGCATCTACGGCTACTCGCACATCACCGGCGGGTACGCGGGCGGGCAGGCGCAGTTCGCCCGCACGGTGTTTGCCGACGCCAACCTCTACAAGGTGCCGGAGGGCCTCAGCGACGAGCAGGTGCTGTTTCTCACCGATATCCTGCCCACCGGCTACATGGCCGCCGAGCACTGCGACATTCAGGGCGGCGACACGGTGGCGGTGTTCGGCTGCGGGCCGGTGGGCCTGTTCGCCATCAAGAGCGCCTTTTTGCTGGGGGCCGGGCGGGTCATCGGCATCGACCGCTTTCCCGAACGCCTGGAGATGGCCCGGCGAATGGGCGCCGAGACCATCGACTACGGTGAGGAGGAAGTCTTCGAGCGTCTCAAGGAGATGACCGGCGGCAATGGTCCCGACAGCGTGATCGACGCGGTGGGCCTCGAATCGCATGGCACCGGCATCGGCGGCCTGGCCGACGCCGTGAAGCAGACCACCCGCGTGCTGGAGAGTGACCGTCCGCACGCTTTTCGCTCCGCGATCATGGCCTGCCGCAAGGGCGGCACCGTCAGCGTGCCGGGCGTCTACGGCGGCCTGGCCGACAAGATTCCGCTGGGCGCCTTCATGAACAAGGGCCTGACCATGAAAACCGGCCAGACCCATGTCCACCGCTACCTCGACATCCTGACCGACCACATCGTGCGCGGCGACATCGATCCCACCATGATCATCACCCACCGCCTGGGTCTGGACGACGCGCCGCACGCCTACAAAATTTTCAAGCACAAGCACGAGGGCTGCATCAAGTGCGTGCTCGATCCCTGGGCCGATCCCAAGGACCACGCGCCGGTACGCTGA
- a CDS encoding DUF2726 domain-containing protein — protein MVVVLLLLALLAFTVIWTRHRRRPALSPAVGPGPEAELPASFPVQARPRLFSRSESQFYEALLEALQGSPYTAFPNVRLSDLFSIQASGSERLAVLGRLRDTHVDFLVVERVHYRPALGIELDGASHGDARQQSRDAVEDLLFASAELPLLRLDARRCHTPRQLQAQLAPVLAG, from the coding sequence ATGGTGGTTGTTCTGCTGTTGCTGGCCTTGCTCGCCTTCACGGTCATCTGGACGCGGCACCGGCGGCGCCCGGCCCTCTCCCCGGCTGTTGGCCCAGGCCCGGAAGCCGAGCTGCCGGCCTCGTTTCCGGTGCAGGCCCGGCCGCGTTTGTTCAGCCGCAGCGAGAGCCAGTTCTACGAAGCGCTGCTCGAAGCTTTGCAGGGCAGTCCTTACACCGCCTTTCCCAACGTGCGCCTCAGCGACCTGTTCAGCATCCAGGCCAGCGGCAGCGAGCGCCTGGCGGTGCTGGGGCGCCTGCGCGACACCCATGTCGATTTCCTGGTCGTGGAGCGGGTCCACTACCGGCCCGCGCTGGGCATCGAACTCGACGGCGCTTCGCACGGCGACGCCCGGCAGCAGTCCCGTGACGCCGTCGAGGACCTGCTGTTTGCCAGCGCCGAGCTGCCGCTGCTGCGCTTGGACGCCCGGCGCTGCCACACTCCCCGGCAACTCCAGGCGCAGCTCGCGCCGGTACTGGCCGGCTGA
- a CDS encoding S8 family serine peptidase, whose protein sequence is MNRASLPAALLGLTLLLTACPQTTTPPPDPVEGCTATNAGAPTSLAASASVNAGTALSVVYQAPFDGSWDLSNLPDWLSASPLSGCGTIKTTLSVNRSAAAPHAADQPRLSADVTLSWTANPQRSQTSGDTTLKVSADLYTLTGQVSGVVAAAPPVLPAAALRVNGAPTSRGVIVKYKTAAAFSSAVSALSNSPLTAQGLALSAPAGRTLTLRTQNVAATIEALKADPNVEYAVPDAVLRAQAADMQAPYVPADQYAPLQYAYRLMGYGAVWRDMKNAPYPNQVTVAVIDTGVRFDHPDLAGRLWKSGEGALDIVTSDAYGPDTDPTDPGEAGGDGSHGTHVTGIIVAGEGNFTAPCSGCSTSGVVGAALTAPLKVLPVRVIDHFGNASESDVAQAIRYAAGETITVKTVNYTNPHPAKIINLSLGGPISADAAQPLCDAVKAASDKGALVVVAAGNGGAGQPYYPAACSGAVSVGSVRPDEGGLPRPAEYSEHYAQVALAAYGGSDPSSPTYHFNLQLNGKSVPDSVFSTSWDYQKNQPSYQFESGTSQAAPQVSALAALLLSKGVVSTAAQALQKMEDTATDLGTQGRDEYSGYGVINAAAALGAPAVSNTFTLSILGDHATFAPLLGAAGRFTAYLPDGNFQVLAGYDRSGNGLGGEVSEPRAKANVTLGPSKPAADLGTLNVSP, encoded by the coding sequence ATGAACCGCGCTTCCCTGCCCGCTGCGCTGCTGGGCCTGACCCTGCTGCTGACCGCCTGCCCGCAAACGACCACGCCGCCGCCCGACCCGGTCGAAGGCTGCACGGCGACCAACGCCGGGGCGCCCACCAGCCTGGCCGCTTCCGCCAGCGTGAACGCCGGCACCGCCCTCAGCGTGGTGTACCAGGCCCCTTTCGACGGCAGCTGGGATTTGAGCAACCTGCCGGACTGGCTCAGCGCCTCGCCCCTGAGCGGCTGCGGCACTATCAAGACCACCCTGAGCGTCAACCGCAGCGCCGCCGCGCCGCACGCCGCCGACCAGCCGCGCCTGAGCGCCGACGTGACGCTGAGCTGGACGGCCAACCCCCAGCGCTCCCAGACCAGCGGCGACACCACCCTGAAGGTCAGCGCCGATCTGTACACCCTGACCGGGCAGGTGAGCGGCGTGGTGGCCGCCGCGCCGCCGGTGTTGCCGGCCGCCGCCCTGCGGGTCAACGGCGCGCCGACGAGCCGCGGCGTGATCGTGAAGTACAAGACGGCCGCCGCCTTCAGCTCGGCCGTTTCGGCGCTGTCCAATTCGCCGCTCACGGCGCAGGGGCTGGCGCTGAGCGCGCCGGCGGGCCGCACCCTGACCTTGCGTACCCAGAACGTCGCGGCGACGATCGAGGCCCTCAAGGCCGATCCCAACGTCGAGTACGCGGTGCCGGACGCGGTGCTGCGCGCCCAGGCGGCAGATATGCAGGCGCCCTATGTGCCCGCCGACCAGTACGCGCCGCTGCAGTACGCCTACCGCTTGATGGGCTACGGCGCCGTGTGGCGCGACATGAAGAACGCGCCGTACCCCAACCAGGTCACGGTGGCGGTGATCGACACCGGGGTACGCTTCGACCACCCGGACCTGGCCGGGCGGCTGTGGAAAAGCGGCGAGGGCGCCCTGGACATCGTGACCAGTGACGCCTACGGCCCCGACACCGATCCCACCGATCCCGGCGAGGCCGGCGGCGACGGCAGCCACGGCACCCACGTCACCGGCATCATTGTGGCGGGTGAGGGGAACTTCACGGCGCCCTGCAGCGGCTGCAGCACCAGCGGCGTGGTGGGCGCGGCGCTGACGGCGCCCCTCAAGGTGCTGCCGGTGCGGGTGATCGACCATTTCGGCAACGCCTCGGAATCCGACGTGGCCCAGGCCATTCGCTACGCGGCCGGCGAGACCATCACGGTGAAGACGGTGAACTACACCAACCCGCACCCGGCCAAAATCATCAACCTGTCGCTGGGCGGCCCGATCAGCGCCGACGCGGCCCAGCCGCTGTGCGACGCGGTCAAGGCGGCCAGCGACAAGGGCGCGCTGGTGGTGGTGGCGGCCGGCAACGGCGGCGCCGGCCAGCCGTATTACCCGGCGGCCTGTTCAGGCGCCGTCAGCGTGGGCTCGGTGCGCCCCGACGAAGGCGGCCTGCCCCGGCCCGCCGAGTACAGCGAGCACTACGCCCAGGTGGCGCTGGCGGCCTACGGCGGCTCGGACCCCAGCAGTCCCACCTACCACTTCAATCTGCAGCTCAACGGCAAGTCGGTGCCGGACTCGGTGTTCTCGACCTCGTGGGATTACCAGAAAAACCAGCCCAGCTACCAGTTCGAGTCGGGCACCTCGCAGGCCGCGCCGCAGGTCAGCGCGCTGGCGGCCCTGCTGCTGAGCAAGGGAGTGGTCAGCACGGCGGCCCAGGCGCTGCAAAAAATGGAAGACACCGCCACCGATCTCGGCACCCAGGGCCGCGACGAGTACAGCGGCTACGGCGTGATCAACGCGGCGGCGGCGCTCGGGGCGCCGGCCGTGAGCAACACCTTTACCCTCAGCATTTTGGGCGACCACGCCACCTTCGCTCCATTGCTGGGCGCGGCGGGCCGCTTTACCGCCTACCTGCCGGACGGCAACTTCCAGGTGCTGGCCGGCTACGACCGCAGCGGCAACGGCCTGGGCGGCGAGGTGAGCGAACCCCGCGCCAAAGCCAACGTCACCCTGGGGCCGAGCAAACCGGCGGCCGATCTCGGCACCCTCAACGTTTCGCCCTGA
- a CDS encoding metal-binding protein, translating to MPSGRVHNLINTVAYGLIAAAAVWGVQGGAVVITSAQALSFSVAYAAGTFLLSPDLDLAEGRVDSKRRWGVLGLLWVPYGRAFSHRGLSHTWLLGPLTRLLYLGLIGLLVFGVLKFFWPALAWPGLPGPISFTLALPLMLGYYVSQWLHLIADGVRPDHGMKRSSQKFRKLRGGVRRLGYRPGGRRR from the coding sequence ATGCCGAGCGGACGCGTCCACAACCTGATCAACACCGTCGCCTACGGCCTGATCGCCGCCGCCGCCGTCTGGGGGGTGCAGGGAGGTGCCGTCGTCATCACCTCGGCGCAGGCCCTCAGTTTCAGCGTTGCCTACGCTGCCGGCACTTTTCTGCTCTCTCCCGATCTCGATCTGGCCGAGGGCCGGGTCGACAGCAAGCGCCGCTGGGGGGTGCTGGGCCTGCTGTGGGTGCCGTACGGGCGGGCCTTCAGCCACCGGGGCCTGTCGCACACCTGGCTCTTGGGGCCGCTGACCCGGCTGCTCTACCTGGGCCTGATCGGGCTGCTGGTTTTTGGGGTGCTCAAGTTCTTCTGGCCGGCCCTGGCCTGGCCTGGCCTGCCCGGACCGATCAGTTTCACCCTGGCCCTGCCGCTGATGCTGGGCTACTACGTCAGTCAGTGGCTGCACCTCATCGCCGACGGCGTGCGCCCCGATCACGGCATGAAGCGCAGTTCGCAGAAATTCAGAAAGTTGCGCGGCGGCGTGCGGCGCCTGGGGTACAGACCGGGGGGCCGCCGGAGGTGA